The window CGCCACTTTGCGGTCGTGACGCAGGTCGGCGGCGAGGTACACCGTGGCCATGCCGCCCGCGCCGAGCTCGCGCTCGATGCGATACCGGCCGGCGAGCGCCGCCGACAATCGCGCGGCGTCCGAGGTCGAGCCGGTGAAGCCCGCGGCGCCGTCGTGGAGGTCCTTCGGCGAACCTGTCACGCGCCAAAACTGCAACTTCGGCGCGTGCTTGTCACGGGTTCTTTGCGAGTCGCGGCGCCACGCGCACCGCGGTCCCATAGCAAAGCACTTCAGACACGCCGGACATGATCTCCGTGGCGTCGTAGCGGACAGCGATGACCGCGTTGGCGCCGAGCGCCTGCGCATGCCCGACCATGCTGGCATAGGCGTCGGCGCGCGTGCGTTCGCACAGCTGAGTGAGGAGAGAGATATCGCCGCCCCTAACGGCCTGAAGGACAGCGCCGAGCGTCCCGAAGACCGAGCGGGATCGTACCACGATTCCGCGCACGATGCCAAAGGTGTTCACGACGTCGTAGCCGTCGACATAGAAACCGGTCGTCGCGATGAAGTCGGGCAGGGGATTGAGTAGCATGGGCGGTGGGGCGAAAGGTGATGGAACGACTTCCGCGGCATGAGAAAACTCTTACCATGCAGCCGGGGGGGGCACTAGACTTGCGGCATTGGCGA of the Gemmatimonadaceae bacterium genome contains:
- a CDS encoding YbjQ family protein; translated protein: MLLNPLPDFIATTGFYVDGYDVVNTFGIVRGIVVRSRSVFGTLGAVLQAVRGGDISLLTQLCERTRADAYASMVGHAQALGANAVIAVRYDATEIMSGVSEVLCYGTAVRVAPRLAKNP